A single genomic interval of bacterium harbors:
- a CDS encoding pyridoxamine 5'-phosphate oxidase family protein, translating into MAKHVGVKLSEDLLDLLMKGTTVGVLATFSEKGVPNTTPIQCIYPKGLESLLMTIHKNHTGYQNMVWQKKVMLSFMDSDNIAYSILGRAGVVKAPSQVHPLMNVVRIDIIDIKSDRSVLTRITSGIRWEYASWEAEEFSIALLQELKELAQTL; encoded by the coding sequence ATGGCAAAACATGTTGGAGTAAAACTATCTGAAGATCTTTTAGATTTGTTGATGAAGGGTACAACGGTAGGTGTCCTTGCAACTTTTTCAGAAAAAGGTGTGCCAAATACTACTCCTATTCAATGTATCTATCCAAAAGGACTTGAAAGCCTGCTCATGACCATTCATAAAAATCACACAGGTTATCAAAATATGGTTTGGCAAAAAAAGGTTATGCTCTCGTTTATGGATAGTGATAATATCGCTTATAGTATTTTAGGTCGGGCCGGAGTTGTCAAAGCTCCTTCACAGGTACACCCTTTGATGAATGTTGTTCGAATTGATATTATAGACATTAAGAGTGATCGATCGGTCTTGACAAGAATTACCTCTGGTATACGTTGGGAATATGCATCTTGGGAAGCAGAAGAGTTTTCGATAGCTCTTTTACAGGAACTGAAAGAGTTAGCTCAAACACTTTAA
- the hemW gene encoding radical SAM family heme chaperone HemW, translating to MNFDYETPFRSLYIHWPFCPYRCHFCPFVALAGQDEYMLQYHDALVKEIQYFFDHYRLVQQEIDTVFLGGGTPSTYPTDLLLDTFIILKKNLHFQKDAEITIEVNPGTVIEKQVLEWVKMGINRVSVGVQSLKDGVLHELNRMQTKQQVITLMDFLPHYIENISVDLIMGLPGVLLQDWQSYLQEIITWPIKHISVYFLTIHEDTKLFFTIEKGKVSLPSDDYMLECYEWTVDFLKKNGFEQYELSNFARVGYQSRHNSIYWDRKPFKAFGLGACSFDGKARMQNEKNLQSYLKYVATKEPLLYYETLTVQQIRLEKALLGLRRSIGVCLNEISLYLSEEQKLKLNEEICQLCEAGFMTSDGKVIRLTQRGLIVENQILARLSI from the coding sequence ATGAATTTTGATTATGAAACTCCCTTTAGATCACTGTATATCCATTGGCCATTTTGTCCATACAGGTGTCACTTTTGCCCCTTTGTTGCACTGGCGGGACAAGATGAATATATGCTACAATATCATGATGCATTAGTAAAAGAGATACAGTATTTTTTTGATCACTATAGATTGGTACAACAGGAAATAGACACTGTATTTTTGGGAGGGGGTACGCCCAGTACCTATCCAACCGACCTTTTACTTGATACGTTTATTATACTAAAAAAAAATCTGCATTTTCAGAAGGATGCAGAAATAACTATTGAGGTCAATCCTGGTACTGTTATAGAAAAGCAGGTTCTAGAATGGGTTAAGATGGGAATTAACAGAGTCAGTGTTGGTGTACAAAGTTTGAAAGATGGCGTTTTACACGAGCTAAACCGTATGCAAACAAAACAACAGGTCATAACCTTAATGGACTTTCTTCCTCATTACATTGAAAATATCTCTGTAGATCTCATTATGGGACTTCCAGGGGTTTTGTTGCAAGATTGGCAGTCATATTTGCAAGAGATCATAACGTGGCCGATTAAGCATATTTCTGTGTATTTTCTGACTATTCACGAAGATACGAAACTTTTTTTTACTATAGAAAAAGGGAAAGTCAGTCTCCCTTCTGATGATTATATGTTAGAATGTTACGAATGGACAGTCGATTTTTTAAAAAAAAATGGCTTTGAGCAGTATGAATTATCAAACTTTGCACGCGTTGGTTATCAATCAAGGCATAATTCAATCTATTGGGATCGCAAACCATTTAAAGCATTCGGTCTGGGTGCATGCTCTTTTGATGGAAAGGCACGAATGCAAAATGAAAAAAATCTACAAAGTTATCTCAAATATGTTGCAACAAAAGAGCCATTACTTTATTATGAAACGCTAACAGTTCAACAGATACGCCTTGAAAAGGCTTTGTTGGGGTTAAGACGGTCGATTGGTGTATGTTTGAATGAAATATCATTGTATCTATCAGAGGAACAAAAATTAAAATTGAATGAAGAAATTTGCCAGTTGTGTGAGGCAGGCTTTATGACATCTGATGGTAAAGTTATACGTCTTACACAACGAGGTTTAATAGTAGAAAATCAGATTCTTGCACGACTTAGTATCTAA
- a CDS encoding DUF58 domain-containing protein has product MVIERSSSNLSAETLSKIKQLTFCTRRMIRNQMAGGARSKIKGIGFDFDALREYQMGDDIRFIDWHASNRMSQLLVKQFYQEKDHTIMLVIDISASLFYGTSISKRELISEIAYAIALIAIHTKDALGLILFSEEIELYIPPSKLRNRLNVILEALFSWQPKGKRTASKPVYECLMKHNKKNQLVFWFSDCIENEFISSIKNLPARHDVYVLRYLDKFERTFPSIGTIWIEDVEQNLSRFVTLDHTHTTCLQNRVQEQNELIKRSGCKMIDINNFNDALQKVIALFSKRMRM; this is encoded by the coding sequence ATGGTTATAGAAAGGTCATCTAGTAACCTCTCTGCCGAAACATTATCAAAAATTAAACAGCTTACGTTTTGCACAAGACGCATGATTAGAAATCAGATGGCGGGGGGAGCGCGATCAAAAATTAAGGGAATAGGCTTTGATTTTGATGCATTACGCGAATATCAGATGGGTGATGACATCCGTTTTATTGATTGGCATGCTTCAAATAGAATGTCGCAATTATTGGTAAAACAGTTTTATCAAGAAAAAGATCATACCATCATGTTGGTCATTGATATTTCTGCGTCACTTTTTTATGGTACAAGCATTTCAAAACGTGAACTTATTTCTGAGATAGCTTATGCGATTGCGTTAATTGCAATACATACAAAAGATGCATTAGGACTTATCTTGTTTTCAGAAGAGATTGAACTCTATATCCCGCCAAGCAAACTACGTAATCGGCTTAATGTTATTTTAGAGGCACTTTTTTCTTGGCAACCAAAGGGCAAAAGAACAGCAAGTAAACCTGTATACGAGTGTTTAATGAAACACAATAAGAAAAATCAACTTGTATTTTGGTTTTCTGATTGCATAGAAAATGAATTCATTTCAAGCATAAAAAACTTGCCTGCCCGTCATGATGTGTATGTATTACGGTATCTAGATAAGTTTGAAAGAACATTTCCCTCAATCGGGACCATCTGGATTGAAGATGTTGAGCAGAATCTGTCTCGCTTTGTTACGCTTGACCATACACACACAACCTGTTTACAAAATCGAGTACAAGAACAGAACGAACTAATTAAGAGGTCTGGTTGTAAGATGATAGATATAAACAATTTCAATGATGCATTGCAAAAAGTTATTGCATTATTCAGCAAGCGCATGCGAATGTAG
- the serS gene encoding serine--tRNA ligase has protein sequence MIDLNLFHDDPERIIKQLKRKDPSFDGEKLYRYYIGLKNLKIELDKLRQEKNELASQAKQGLTDQMRQKSLQLGQMIKEKESSLAELESDFNALYLTAPNIPFQDLPDGGKEANLVVREWGAKPVFNFEPLHHVALNEKLGWFDFKTAAKMTASNFAFYRGDGARLIYALGMLMLRNNIKHGFEVVLPPFFINEESLTISGNFPKFRDQVYHIDADALFLTPTSEVNIANMYRDHIFDEQELPLSFTAFTSCFRREAGTYGSAERGLIRIHQFEKVEVYVICEPGKSAAELERMIACAEDILKTLGLHYRVSLLAAQDCSFQSAKTYDIEVWLPGQKQYYEVSSASNCTDFQARRGLMRYKCEGKNRFVHTLNASSLALPRLMVALLEQYQQEDGTIALPEVLKKEGLWL, from the coding sequence ATGATTGATTTAAATTTATTTCATGACGATCCAGAACGCATTATCAAGCAACTTAAAAGAAAAGACCCATCTTTTGATGGAGAAAAACTATATCGGTATTATATAGGCCTAAAAAACTTAAAGATTGAACTTGATAAATTACGCCAAGAAAAAAACGAACTTGCAAGTCAGGCAAAACAAGGTTTGACCGACCAGATGCGTCAAAAATCTTTACAACTTGGGCAGATGATCAAAGAAAAAGAAAGTTCATTAGCTGAATTAGAAAGTGATTTTAACGCTTTATATCTAACGGCGCCAAATATTCCTTTCCAAGATCTTCCTGATGGTGGCAAAGAGGCAAATCTGGTGGTAAGAGAATGGGGCGCTAAACCTGTATTCAATTTTGAACCATTACATCATGTTGCATTGAATGAAAAGCTAGGCTGGTTCGACTTTAAAACAGCGGCAAAAATGACTGCTTCAAACTTTGCATTTTATCGTGGCGACGGGGCTCGCTTGATTTATGCTTTGGGCATGCTGATGCTTAGAAATAATATCAAGCATGGTTTTGAGGTAGTTTTACCTCCCTTTTTTATCAACGAAGAATCTTTAACGATATCAGGTAATTTCCCAAAATTTAGAGATCAGGTGTACCATATTGATGCAGATGCACTTTTTTTAACACCTACCTCTGAAGTAAATATTGCCAATATGTATCGAGATCATATTTTTGACGAACAAGAGCTCCCTCTCTCTTTTACCGCGTTTACCAGCTGCTTTCGAAGGGAAGCTGGCACTTATGGGTCAGCAGAAAGGGGATTAATCCGAATTCATCAGTTTGAAAAGGTGGAAGTATACGTAATTTGTGAACCAGGAAAATCTGCCGCAGAGCTAGAGCGAATGATTGCCTGCGCAGAAGATATTCTAAAAACATTAGGACTTCATTATCGTGTTAGCTTGCTTGCAGCACAAGACTGTTCCTTTCAATCAGCAAAGACATACGATATCGAAGTATGGTTGCCTGGCCAAAAGCAGTATTATGAAGTATCTTCCGCAAGTAACTGTACAGATTTTCAAGCCCGTCGGGGTTTGATGAGATATAAATGTGAAGGAAAAAACAGGTTTGTACATACGCTCAATGCGTCATCTTTAGCACTTCCTCGCCTTATGGTTGCCTTGTTGGAACAATATCAACAGGAAGATGGAACCATTGCTCTGCCTGAAGTGTTAAAAAAAGAGGGCTTATGGTTATAG
- the prfA gene encoding peptide chain release factor 1: protein MDVDWGLLAKKKTELEHRIASSDIGSSDRIELQKKLAKLGKFLLLKEEIRRHELAAEKIRQELLYLTDSEMKSLFEQELLKVIAELEEQREILENALIPADEHDNRSVFLEIRAGTGGQEAALFAADLIKMYTNYALKKGWRVSLVDESLTDLGGVREAVMHIEGENVYAHLKFEAGVHRVQRVPKTETAGRVHTSTATVAVLPEAEEVDVNINPADLRIDVYRASGAGGQHVNTTDSAVRITHIPSGVVVACQDERSQHKNKAKALKMLQSRILAFEKERQHAEVGAQRKEMVGSAQRSEKIRTYNFPQNRVTDHQVDITLKKLDYIMAGDLDDLIIPLQKADLERRKKGAVLDV, encoded by the coding sequence ATGGATGTTGATTGGGGGCTGCTTGCAAAGAAAAAAACTGAACTTGAACATCGTATTGCCTCTTCTGATATTGGCTCCTCAGATCGTATCGAATTACAAAAGAAACTTGCTAAGCTCGGCAAGTTTCTTTTGTTAAAAGAAGAGATACGAAGGCATGAGCTTGCTGCCGAAAAAATCAGGCAGGAGTTGCTCTACTTGACCGACTCAGAAATGAAATCTTTGTTTGAGCAAGAACTTTTGAAAGTTATAGCAGAACTTGAAGAACAAAGAGAGATTTTAGAGAATGCTCTCATTCCAGCAGACGAACATGACAATAGATCAGTTTTTTTGGAAATTCGTGCAGGGACAGGCGGGCAGGAAGCAGCGCTTTTTGCTGCAGACCTCATAAAAATGTATACTAATTATGCTCTAAAAAAAGGCTGGCGCGTTTCTCTAGTAGATGAAAGTCTAACAGACCTTGGTGGGGTACGCGAAGCAGTCATGCACATTGAAGGCGAAAATGTCTACGCTCATCTTAAATTTGAAGCAGGGGTACATCGAGTGCAACGTGTTCCCAAAACAGAAACTGCAGGCCGAGTACATACCTCAACGGCAACGGTCGCCGTACTGCCAGAAGCGGAGGAAGTAGACGTAAATATCAATCCAGCAGATCTCAGGATCGACGTTTATCGAGCAAGTGGTGCGGGAGGCCAACACGTAAATACTACCGATTCTGCAGTACGCATTACACATATTCCTAGTGGCGTAGTTGTTGCATGCCAAGACGAAAGATCACAACATAAAAATAAGGCCAAAGCGCTTAAAATGTTGCAATCGCGAATCTTAGCCTTTGAAAAAGAAAGGCAACATGCAGAAGTTGGTGCTCAACGAAAAGAGATGGTCGGGTCCGCGCAACGTTCGGAAAAAATTAGAACCTATAACTTTCCGCAAAATCGTGTTACTGATCATCAAGTTGATATTACATTAAAAAAGCTTGATTATATTATGGCTGGTGATTTAGACGATCTGATTATACCTTTGCAAAAGGCTGATCTCGAGCGACGAAAGAAAGGTGCTGTATTGGATGTTTAA
- the rpmE gene encoding 50S ribosomal protein L31, whose amino-acid sequence MKKNIHPELFDVMVHCTCGNEFKTRSTKQDLKVTLCSECHPFYTGAQKFVDTAGRIEKFEKRYQKSNKKF is encoded by the coding sequence ATGAAAAAAAATATCCATCCAGAATTATTTGATGTAATGGTTCATTGTACATGTGGAAACGAATTCAAAACCAGGTCAACAAAACAGGACCTCAAAGTCACTTTATGCTCAGAATGCCACCCATTTTATACTGGTGCACAAAAGTTTGTTGACACTGCTGGTCGCATAGAAAAATTTGAAAAGCGTTATCAGAAAAGTAATAAAAAATTCTAG
- a CDS encoding ATP-binding protein, producing MSKPCFNFKLDANYTFIILVIPLTLSLQISVCNAPKIDLSSIVLPKELSPIAVKIDLAGSAKDIDFEKVGQGVGKVLVSSLKNVGSAMNEGTGEWSQHAAMAGNNVGNAQVAFLTGMANGAEQAAPQIRKIGRSYFGSFFDLRDIASYAINVGIGFAISASLYYGVRLLWTTFETFVLQKMREPKVLIRKKMGILDRIKSWFWPEQQCTMILDDEVKDRLLKLVRVTKTTNTRLRKRKHNRLFYKNILLWGPPGTGKTMFARYLAHESGMDFAETTGGAFFQDGAGIQAIDSLFDWAEASDNGLVIFIDEADSLFVDRSLLTAGSLEHRVVNHFLNRLGQASQKFLLVAATNHKVVLDSAMQRRIQELIYMPLPSLKTRKELIEFKVKELFEIEYDTLTQQALKQLFSNERNLFIAQLVNGFSHADIVSMFEVVKTELELLEEQNSLEKLYVIIDNLVTDIVTKYIDKAKSFTISKQEEMFVGKRVPN from the coding sequence ATGAGCAAACCTTGCTTTAACTTTAAACTTGATGCTAATTATACATTCATCATTTTAGTCATACCTCTGACTTTGAGTCTTCAAATTTCAGTTTGTAATGCCCCTAAAATCGATTTAAGTTCAATCGTTTTACCTAAAGAGCTATCTCCAATCGCAGTAAAAATAGACCTTGCAGGATCTGCAAAAGACATCGATTTTGAAAAAGTTGGCCAAGGAGTTGGGAAAGTATTAGTTTCCTCATTAAAAAATGTAGGCAGTGCAATGAACGAGGGAACAGGTGAATGGAGTCAACACGCAGCTATGGCTGGAAATAACGTTGGCAATGCACAGGTTGCATTTTTAACAGGAATGGCAAACGGTGCGGAGCAGGCTGCTCCGCAAATACGTAAAATTGGGCGCTCTTATTTTGGGTCCTTTTTTGATCTGCGAGATATTGCTTCGTACGCAATTAATGTTGGTATAGGATTTGCTATCTCTGCAAGTCTTTATTATGGTGTACGTCTTCTATGGACAACGTTTGAAACATTTGTACTTCAAAAAATGAGAGAGCCAAAAGTTCTAATACGCAAGAAAATGGGTATCTTAGACCGCATAAAAAGTTGGTTTTGGCCTGAGCAACAATGCACAATGATCTTGGATGATGAAGTGAAAGATCGTTTGTTAAAACTTGTACGTGTGACAAAAACAACCAATACTCGCCTAAGGAAAAGAAAACACAATAGACTATTTTATAAAAATATTTTACTGTGGGGGCCGCCTGGCACAGGCAAAACTATGTTTGCACGATATTTGGCTCACGAATCGGGCATGGATTTTGCAGAAACAACCGGCGGAGCCTTTTTCCAAGATGGAGCAGGCATACAGGCAATTGACTCATTGTTCGACTGGGCAGAAGCCTCTGACAATGGGTTGGTAATTTTTATAGACGAAGCAGATTCACTTTTTGTTGATCGATCCTTATTGACTGCCGGTAGCCTGGAACATAGAGTGGTAAATCACTTTCTCAATCGGCTTGGACAAGCAAGTCAGAAGTTTCTTCTTGTTGCTGCCACAAATCATAAAGTTGTTCTTGATTCAGCCATGCAAAGACGCATTCAGGAGCTTATCTATATGCCTTTACCTTCTTTAAAAACAAGAAAGGAGCTTATAGAGTTTAAAGTGAAAGAGCTTTTTGAAATCGAATATGACACATTGACACAGCAAGCATTAAAGCAGCTATTTTCAAATGAAAGAAATCTGTTTATAGCACAACTGGTCAATGGCTTTAGTCACGCTGATATCGTTAGTATGTTTGAAGTTGTTAAAACGGAGCTTGAGCTTTTGGAAGAACAAAATTCTCTAGAAAAGCTCTATGTTATAATTGATAATCTGGTAACCGATATTGTTACTAAATATATAGATAAGGCAAAAAGTTTCACGATTTCGAAACAGGAAGAGATGTTTGTAGGAAAAAGGGTTCCAAATTAA